A genomic stretch from Syntrophaceae bacterium includes:
- the phnC gene encoding phosphonate ABC transporter ATP-binding protein, with protein sequence MEAQALALGYGKHVVLPDVDLQIRKGEFISIIGPSGAGKSTLLMSFNAGVAIYGGELHVLGEPVHRIANSSLKRLRSRVGIIFQGFNLVKRLTVVDNIAGGMLGRMCLLPAMIKYYTSSQYDRIWECMRVVGIQDAALQRCDRLSGGQMQRVAIARALAQEPEIILADEPISSLDPVSARRVMDTLRIVNETYGITVISNLHQLDYVRDFCTRILGVRDGRIVFDGSPSSLTDEIVRAIYSGSDRNEASDPGERMAPFRPFVTEAALNA encoded by the coding sequence ATCGAAGCGCAAGCCCTTGCCCTGGGTTACGGGAAACACGTGGTCCTGCCCGATGTCGACCTGCAGATCCGCAAGGGAGAGTTCATCAGCATCATCGGGCCCTCCGGAGCGGGCAAGTCGACCTTGCTCATGTCCTTCAATGCCGGCGTCGCCATTTACGGGGGAGAGCTGCACGTCCTGGGCGAACCCGTTCACCGGATTGCCAATTCCTCCCTGAAGCGTCTCCGCTCGCGGGTCGGGATCATTTTCCAGGGATTCAACCTGGTCAAGCGCCTGACAGTCGTGGACAACATTGCCGGCGGAATGCTTGGGCGGATGTGCCTGCTGCCCGCGATGATCAAGTACTACACATCGAGCCAGTACGACCGGATCTGGGAATGCATGCGTGTTGTCGGCATCCAGGACGCGGCACTGCAGCGTTGCGACCGGCTGTCGGGAGGGCAGATGCAGCGGGTGGCCATCGCCCGGGCGCTGGCCCAGGAGCCGGAGATCATTCTCGCGGACGAGCCCATCTCCTCCCTCGATCCCGTGAGCGCCCGTCGGGTCATGGATACCCTGCGTATCGTCAATGAAACGTACGGCATCACCGTGATCTCCAACCTGCACCAGCTCGATTATGTCCGCGACTTCTGCACGCGGATCCTCGGAGTCCGGGACGGCCGGATTGTATTCGACGGTTCCCCTTCGTCCCTGACGGACGAAATCGTGCGGGCCATCTACAGCGGGTCCGACCGGAACGAGGCGTCAGACCCTGGCGAAAGGATGGCTCCCTTCCGGCCCTTTGTCACCGAGGCGGCGCTGAACGCCTGA
- the phnD gene encoding phosphonate ABC transporter substrate-binding protein, translating to MKRMLTILTATTLVLLFLNGPALAAPAGWPKKLVFGIIPTDSSANITERFDSLVKHLEKQLGLPIEVKVATDYAGVITGMQFKHVDFAYFGPKSYVEASKRAGAEAFVIEVSKDGSNGYHGLIITKKGSGLLTVAALKGKVWAFVDPNSTSGTLVPMVHFLNDLKIDPATYFSKVIYSGSHEASMISVKTGKIDAASTNDLDMARGNGKQWNSEKDFEIIWKSQLIPGSPMAYRKDLPDSLKKALAKAFLSYGDPKGLEMLKIKGYAPVADGTYDPVRALMDVKNRIKK from the coding sequence ATGAAGAGAATGCTCACAATCCTGACCGCCACGACCCTTGTCCTGCTTTTCCTCAACGGACCCGCTCTCGCCGCGCCGGCCGGCTGGCCGAAGAAGCTCGTCTTCGGCATCATCCCGACGGACTCGTCGGCCAACATCACGGAGCGCTTCGACAGCCTTGTGAAGCACCTGGAGAAGCAGCTCGGCCTGCCCATCGAGGTCAAGGTGGCCACGGACTATGCCGGCGTGATCACGGGAATGCAGTTCAAGCATGTCGATTTCGCCTACTTCGGGCCCAAGTCTTACGTGGAGGCGTCCAAGCGGGCCGGCGCCGAGGCATTCGTCATCGAAGTCAGCAAGGACGGGTCGAATGGATACCACGGTCTCATCATCACGAAGAAAGGATCGGGGCTCTTGACCGTGGCCGCGCTGAAGGGGAAGGTCTGGGCCTTCGTGGATCCGAATTCCACGAGCGGGACCCTCGTTCCGATGGTCCACTTCCTCAACGACCTGAAAATCGATCCGGCGACGTATTTCTCCAAGGTCATCTACTCCGGCAGCCACGAGGCCTCCATGATTTCCGTGAAGACAGGGAAGATCGACGCCGCCTCGACCAACGATCTCGACATGGCCCGCGGCAACGGCAAGCAGTGGAACTCGGAGAAGGACTTCGAGATCATCTGGAAGTCGCAGTTGATCCCCGGCTCGCCCATGGCCTACCGGAAGGACCTGCCGGATTCCCTGAAGAAGGCCCTGGCGAAGGCTTTTCTGTCCTACGGCGACCCGAAGGGCCTTGAGATGCTGAAGATCAAGGGTTACGCCCCCGTTGCGGACGGAACTTATGATCCGGTCCGGGCGCTGATGGATGTGAAGAACAGGATCAAGAAATAG
- the phnE gene encoding phosphonate ABC transporter, permease protein PhnE, with protein sequence MPLATIKKKTNPFSPFNLAMVLLTLIVVAWSWQSTLMSVTALLDGWHNMVVYLRGNPEIAESGFFPPSLKSAGLNRYLLSMLETVQMAVLALILSVVIAFPLAFAASRNTLEILFPGGRIAPLLFRKVLYTTIRFFANLSRSINELVWALIFVAAVGLGPMPGILALGIHTSGVLIKLFSEGIENVQPEPVTALMATGAGPLKVIRYAVIPQITPYFVSMTLYRFESDVRSATILGFTGAGGIGVYLYDKLRSYENQDVTTILIVIVATVALVDRLSAVIRRRYT encoded by the coding sequence ATGCCGCTGGCAACCATCAAGAAAAAAACGAATCCGTTCAGCCCCTTCAACCTGGCCATGGTGCTCCTGACCCTGATTGTCGTCGCCTGGAGCTGGCAGTCGACGCTGATGAGCGTCACCGCCCTGCTCGACGGCTGGCACAACATGGTCGTCTACCTCCGGGGGAATCCCGAAATCGCCGAGAGCGGTTTCTTCCCGCCGAGCCTGAAGAGCGCGGGCCTGAACCGGTATCTCCTGTCCATGCTGGAAACCGTGCAGATGGCCGTCCTGGCACTCATCCTCTCGGTGGTGATCGCCTTTCCCCTGGCCTTTGCAGCCTCGCGCAATACGCTGGAGATCCTGTTTCCCGGCGGGCGCATCGCCCCGCTCCTGTTCCGGAAGGTCCTGTACACGACGATCCGTTTTTTCGCGAACCTCTCTCGCTCCATCAACGAGCTGGTCTGGGCGCTGATCTTCGTTGCGGCCGTCGGGCTCGGTCCCATGCCGGGGATCCTGGCGCTGGGAATCCACACCTCGGGGGTGCTCATCAAGCTTTTTTCCGAGGGCATCGAAAACGTGCAGCCCGAGCCGGTCACGGCGCTTATGGCCACGGGGGCCGGCCCCCTCAAGGTGATCCGCTATGCCGTCATCCCGCAGATCACGCCCTACTTCGTCTCCATGACCCTCTACCGGTTCGAGTCGGACGTGCGCTCGGCGACGATCCTGGGATTCACCGGCGCCGGGGGGATCGGCGTCTACCTTTACGACAAGCTGAGGAGCTACGAAAACCAGGACGTGACCACGATCCTGATCGTCATCGTCGCCACCGTGGCGCTCGTGGACCGGTTGAGCGCCGTGATCCGCAGGAGGTACACCTGA
- a CDS encoding GNAT family N-acetyltransferase, giving the protein MIREAGAADLPRVLPLFGQLGMDDGRVLDGTAAHQLFLKMRSYPDYRLYAAVRDGQVLGAFTLLTMDNFAHLGAPSGVVEDVVVLHGWRGRGIGAAMMRFAMALCREKGCYKMVLSSNRNRKDAHRFYRSLGFREHGYSFEVDMT; this is encoded by the coding sequence ATGATCCGGGAGGCCGGGGCGGCCGATCTTCCCCGCGTACTGCCGCTCTTCGGCCAGCTCGGCATGGACGACGGGCGGGTGCTCGACGGCACTGCCGCGCACCAGCTGTTCTTGAAGATGCGAAGCTATCCCGACTATCGGCTGTATGCGGCCGTTCGCGACGGGCAGGTCCTGGGCGCCTTCACCCTGCTCACCATGGACAACTTCGCCCACCTCGGGGCGCCCTCGGGCGTCGTGGAGGACGTCGTGGTCCTCCACGGATGGAGGGGACGGGGGATCGGAGCGGCGATGATGCGCTTTGCCATGGCCCTCTGCAGGGAAAAGGGCTGTTATAAGATGGTGCTTTCGAGCAACCGCAACCGCAAAGACGCCCACCGGTTCTACCGTTCGCTGGGATTCCGCGAACACGGATACAGCTTTGAAGTGGACATGACATGA
- the phnH gene encoding phosphonate C-P lyase system protein PhnH — translation MTAQRVFRQLLLAMSRPGRVCTLPPAPSAMRKPWGALLLLLDGLLDHEVSVSVIGGGGMEDLPSQIAGRTRCRVADVRQADFVIVAEGDSAGEVLRAKRGTLQYPDASATIVFQVRSLLCGVEVRPRAALKGPGIREEILLGAFQGLEKRELQYLREANTEFPLGVDAVFVDDAGHILCIPRSTDIRIMEG, via the coding sequence ATGACGGCACAGCGGGTGTTCCGGCAACTTCTGCTGGCCATGAGCCGCCCGGGCCGGGTCTGCACGCTGCCACCGGCTCCGTCGGCGATGCGCAAGCCCTGGGGAGCGCTGCTGCTGCTTCTGGATGGCCTGCTCGATCATGAGGTGAGCGTTTCCGTCATCGGGGGCGGAGGGATGGAGGATCTGCCGTCGCAGATTGCCGGCCGGACGAGGTGCCGTGTGGCGGACGTCAGGCAGGCGGATTTCGTCATCGTCGCTGAAGGGGACAGTGCCGGGGAGGTTCTCCGGGCGAAACGGGGGACGCTGCAATACCCGGATGCGTCGGCCACCATCGTCTTCCAGGTGCGCTCGCTGCTATGCGGTGTTGAAGTCCGGCCCCGGGCGGCCCTGAAAGGGCCGGGCATCCGGGAGGAGATCCTGCTGGGTGCCTTCCAGGGTCTGGAAAAACGGGAACTGCAGTATCTCCGGGAGGCGAACACCGAGTTTCCCCTGGGGGTGGACGCCGTCTTTGTCGACGATGCCGGCCACATCCTGTGCATCCCCCGCTCGACGGACATCCGGATCATGGAGGGATAG
- a CDS encoding carbon-phosphorus lyase complex subunit PhnI: MGYVAVKGGTEAIENACRAFLFEGMKGDAAPLGIDQIRDQLFLLVDRVMGEGSLYAPDLAAMAVRQAAGDTLEAAFLLRAYRTTRPRLGYSIAQPSTRMRVVRRISAAFKDVPGGQILGSTNDYTLRLLNFETGNSSKIRRMKLVNEILRGAKSADPLPEEFPKVVDILRRENLIVETKRSNRDGAACDVTKESLLFPAPRSAALQSMARGETGGLLLLAYSNMRGYGNIHPTIGELRVGYMPVCVRHPLSGELYTAGEVRVTEAEILAKFTEKTDGPRFTVGYGLCFGHNEVKAISMAILDRSIQTGGGATPSEDGEFVLSHIDGIESMGFCNHWKLPHYVDFQSDLDRLRRAKEIHESQRVDQRKK; the protein is encoded by the coding sequence ATGGGATATGTTGCGGTCAAGGGCGGTACCGAGGCCATCGAAAACGCCTGCCGCGCCTTTCTCTTCGAGGGCATGAAGGGGGATGCGGCACCTCTGGGCATCGACCAGATCCGGGACCAGCTCTTCCTGCTCGTCGACCGTGTCATGGGAGAGGGATCCCTCTATGCGCCGGATCTGGCCGCCATGGCTGTACGGCAGGCCGCGGGGGATACCCTGGAGGCGGCCTTCCTGCTCAGGGCCTACCGGACAACGAGGCCTCGCCTGGGTTATTCGATCGCCCAGCCCTCCACCCGGATGCGGGTTGTCCGAAGGATTTCAGCTGCCTTCAAGGACGTCCCGGGTGGGCAGATTCTGGGCTCCACGAACGACTACACCCTGAGGCTGCTGAATTTTGAAACGGGCAACAGCTCCAAGATCCGCAGGATGAAACTCGTAAATGAAATCCTGCGCGGCGCGAAATCGGCGGACCCCCTGCCGGAGGAGTTTCCGAAGGTGGTCGACATCCTGCGCCGGGAAAATCTGATCGTCGAAACAAAGAGGTCCAACCGGGACGGTGCGGCCTGTGACGTCACGAAAGAGTCCCTTCTTTTTCCCGCCCCCCGGAGCGCCGCCCTGCAGTCCATGGCCCGCGGGGAAACGGGAGGCCTGCTTTTGCTGGCCTACTCCAACATGCGTGGCTACGGAAACATCCACCCCACCATCGGGGAGTTGCGCGTGGGGTACATGCCGGTCTGTGTCCGCCATCCCTTGAGCGGGGAGCTGTACACGGCGGGGGAAGTCAGGGTCACGGAGGCGGAGATCCTGGCCAAATTCACGGAAAAGACGGACGGTCCGCGCTTCACCGTCGGATACGGGCTCTGCTTCGGCCACAACGAGGTCAAGGCCATTTCCATGGCTATCCTGGACAGGTCCATCCAGACCGGGGGCGGCGCGACTCCGTCGGAAGACGGCGAGTTCGTATTGTCCCATATCGACGGGATCGAATCGATGGGCTTCTGCAATCACTGGAAGCTTCCCCACTACGTGGACTTCCAGTCGGACCTCGACCGCCTACGGAGAGCGAAGGAAATCCATGAATCTCAACGAGTGGATCAGCGGAAAAAATAG
- a CDS encoding alpha-D-ribose 1-methylphosphonate 5-phosphate C-P-lyase PhnJ, with protein MNLNEWISGKNRNGRRSRIDYNFAFLDEVSKREVRRKILKAVAIPGYQVPFGSRELPVARGWGTGGIQVTLSIIVPDDVLKVIDQGCDGSVNAVNIKRFMREVTGVRTTTDTCEATLIQTRHRIPEEPMTDAQILVLQVPYPEALREVEPSERVTRRMHAEADYSRMWLFLYEDIVKFDEITIGYRYPVTVNGRYIMDPSPIPRWDIPKLHMAETLFLFGAGREKRIYAVPPHTPVEPLEFEDYRFRVEDFRGRACERCGATDVYLDEIIDDISGSRLYFCSDTGYCDKRCGR; from the coding sequence ATGAATCTCAACGAGTGGATCAGCGGAAAAAATAGGAACGGCCGCCGGAGCCGGATCGACTACAATTTCGCCTTTCTCGACGAGGTGTCGAAACGGGAGGTCCGGCGGAAGATCCTGAAGGCCGTCGCCATTCCGGGCTACCAGGTACCCTTCGGGTCGAGGGAGCTGCCCGTAGCCCGCGGCTGGGGAACCGGCGGCATCCAGGTGACGCTGTCCATCATTGTCCCCGATGACGTCCTCAAGGTCATCGACCAGGGCTGCGACGGAAGCGTGAACGCCGTCAACATCAAGCGCTTCATGCGGGAGGTGACGGGCGTCCGGACGACGACGGACACCTGCGAGGCAACGCTCATCCAGACGCGCCACCGCATCCCCGAGGAACCCATGACGGATGCGCAGATCCTGGTTCTTCAGGTTCCCTATCCCGAGGCGCTGCGCGAGGTGGAGCCGTCGGAACGGGTCACGCGGCGCATGCATGCCGAGGCGGACTACAGCCGCATGTGGCTCTTCCTTTACGAGGACATTGTGAAGTTCGACGAGATCACGATCGGCTACCGCTACCCCGTCACGGTGAACGGCCGCTACATCATGGATCCGAGCCCGATCCCGCGCTGGGACATCCCAAAGCTCCACATGGCCGAGACGCTGTTTCTCTTCGGTGCGGGGCGCGAGAAGCGGATCTACGCCGTTCCTCCCCACACGCCCGTCGAGCCGCTGGAATTCGAGGATTACCGGTTCCGGGTCGAGGACTTCCGGGGCAGGGCCTGCGAGCGGTGCGGCGCCACGGACGTTTACCTGGACGAGATCATTGACGATATCTCGGGGAGCCGGCTGTATTTCTGCTCCGATACGGGCTACTGCGACAAGAGGTGCGGGCGATGA